A single region of the Chryseobacterium sp. 6424 genome encodes:
- a CDS encoding class I SAM-dependent methyltransferase, which produces MAWFETWFNTPYYHILYKDRNFEEAEQFISLLIDDLQLHAGATIIDLACGKGRHSVYLNKLGFKVLGLDLSEESIRQNKVFENTTLTFKVHDMRHPIYPEVSAKKADAVLNLFTSFGYFDSEEEDRKIFRSVEGTLVPGGLFVLDFLNEKWVKNTLVPEETITKQDIDFHITKKIENQFVIKDIRFTDKGIAHHYFEKVKLHPLETIKNYAAACGFESVKTYGDYTLQDFDAEKSPRCINVFRKILK; this is translated from the coding sequence ATGGCATGGTTTGAAACTTGGTTTAATACCCCTTATTATCATATTCTTTATAAAGACAGAAACTTTGAAGAGGCAGAGCAGTTTATTTCGCTCCTTATTGATGACCTTCAGTTGCATGCAGGCGCTACGATCATTGACCTCGCGTGTGGTAAAGGCAGACATTCGGTTTACTTGAATAAACTCGGGTTCAAAGTTCTCGGGCTGGATCTTTCTGAAGAGAGCATCCGGCAGAATAAAGTGTTTGAAAATACTACGCTTACATTTAAGGTGCATGATATGCGCCACCCGATTTATCCTGAAGTAAGTGCCAAGAAGGCTGATGCGGTTCTCAATCTGTTTACCAGTTTCGGCTATTTCGATTCGGAAGAGGAAGACCGGAAGATTTTTAGATCGGTAGAGGGAACTTTGGTGCCGGGCGGTTTGTTCGTGCTTGATTTCCTTAATGAAAAGTGGGTTAAAAATACTTTGGTACCCGAAGAAACCATTACCAAGCAGGACATAGACTTTCATATCACAAAGAAAATCGAAAATCAGTTTGTGATCAAGGATATCCGGTTTACCGATAAAGGTATAGCTCATCATTATTTCGAAAAGGTGAAACTTCACCCGCTGGAAACCATTAAAAACTACGCTGCAGCCTGTGGTTTTGAGAGTGTGAAGACGTACGGTGATTATACCCTTCAGGATTTTGATGCGGAAAAGTCGCCGCGCTGCATTAATGTATTCCGAAAAATCTTAAAATAA
- a CDS encoding Nramp family divalent metal transporter, producing MSNINKGWRYERRADSLPEVFSSINIPKDAGFWRKLFAFAGPGLMVAVGYMDPGNWATDIAGGAQFGYTLLSVILISNLFAIVLQHLSLKLGIVAERDLAQACRDHFDPVTNFILWVLCEIAIAACDLAEVIGAAIALNLLFGIPLTWGIVITVVDVFLILFLQAKGFRYIESIVGGLIFVILGCFIYEIILSKPDVFPILSGLVPQKEIVTNPSMLYIAIGILGATVMPHNLYLHSSIIQTRNYERTTEGKKEAIKFATIDSTVSLFLAFFINASILIVAAATFHTSGNTDVADIHDAHEMLAPILGTTMASVLFAVALLASGQNSTLTGTLAGQIVMEGFLNIRLKPWLRRLITRLIAVIPALVVTIIYGEKGTTDLLVLSQVILSMQLSFAVVPLVMFTGSKLKMGEFVNKRWLQILVWIVAVIIIVLNLYLLYETFFGHAPL from the coding sequence TTGAGTAATATTAATAAAGGTTGGCGTTATGAACGCCGCGCAGATTCGCTACCGGAAGTATTTTCTAGTATAAATATCCCTAAAGACGCAGGTTTTTGGCGAAAGCTGTTTGCTTTTGCGGGTCCGGGTCTTATGGTGGCGGTTGGTTATATGGATCCTGGTAACTGGGCTACCGATATTGCCGGTGGCGCGCAGTTCGGCTACACCTTGCTTTCGGTGATTCTTATTTCTAACCTTTTCGCTATCGTACTGCAGCATCTATCGCTGAAACTTGGCATCGTAGCAGAGCGTGATCTGGCACAGGCGTGCCGTGATCATTTTGATCCGGTGACCAATTTTATTCTATGGGTGTTATGTGAAATTGCCATCGCCGCCTGCGATCTCGCGGAGGTCATCGGTGCTGCCATCGCGCTGAATTTACTTTTTGGTATCCCTCTGACCTGGGGGATTGTTATAACAGTCGTTGATGTCTTTTTAATACTTTTCCTTCAGGCAAAAGGTTTCAGATATATTGAAAGCATCGTTGGGGGACTAATATTTGTAATTCTGGGATGTTTCATTTACGAAATCATCCTCAGTAAACCAGATGTCTTTCCGATTCTTTCGGGTTTGGTTCCGCAAAAGGAGATCGTTACCAATCCTTCCATGCTGTATATCGCGATTGGTATTTTAGGCGCTACGGTGATGCCGCACAACCTATATCTGCACAGCAGCATCATACAGACCAGGAATTATGAACGTACCACTGAAGGAAAAAAGGAAGCGATTAAGTTTGCGACCATTGACAGTACGGTTTCATTATTTCTGGCGTTTTTCATCAACGCTTCCATCCTTATCGTAGCGGCCGCCACATTCCATACCTCCGGGAATACGGATGTAGCTGACATCCATGATGCGCACGAAATGCTTGCGCCTATACTGGGAACAACGATGGCAAGTGTGTTGTTCGCGGTAGCTCTACTGGCTTCAGGGCAAAACTCTACGCTTACCGGGACATTGGCCGGACAGATCGTTATGGAAGGCTTCCTGAACATCCGTCTGAAACCGTGGCTTCGTCGGCTTATTACCCGGTTAATCGCGGTAATACCTGCATTGGTCGTTACCATTATTTATGGTGAAAAGGGCACTACGGACTTGTTGGTTCTCAGTCAGGTGATCCTATCGATGCAACTGAGTTTTGCCGTAGTGCCGCTGGTAATGTTTACAGGATCCAAATTAAAGATGGGCGAATTCGTGAACAAACGTTGGTTACAAATTCTTGTTTGGATTGTCGCGGTGATCATTATTGTATTAAATCTTTACTTACTGTACGAAACTTTCTTTGGCCATGCACCTCTCTAA
- a CDS encoding thioredoxin family protein: MRTTPRWFLLAFFIVPLWHAAQLKELSVNELETVQKHNPRNTVLFIHTSWCQYCKAMMKTTFRNKEVVKLLNEHFHFIPFNAEERKDVVFRGKTYRFQPSGRNTGVHELAQSFLEDKTPASYPHLFILNPAHEIIKESNGFISIAEMLRILTEVTELNNTP; encoded by the coding sequence ATGAGGACAACCCCGCGATGGTTTTTATTAGCATTCTTCATAGTTCCGCTATGGCACGCTGCACAGTTAAAGGAACTTTCGGTTAATGAACTTGAGACCGTACAGAAACACAATCCCCGCAATACCGTACTGTTTATCCACACCAGTTGGTGCCAGTACTGTAAAGCCATGATGAAAACTACATTCAGAAATAAAGAAGTGGTGAAGTTGCTTAATGAACATTTCCACTTCATCCCTTTCAATGCAGAAGAAAGAAAGGATGTAGTTTTTAGAGGAAAAACTTACCGATTTCAGCCAAGTGGCCGTAACACCGGAGTTCATGAGCTCGCGCAATCATTTCTCGAAGATAAGACTCCCGCATCCTATCCTCACCTTTTCATACTAAACCCCGCTCATGAAATCATTAAAGAATCAAACGGATTTATCAGCATCGCGGAAATGCTTAGAATCTTAACTGAAGTCACTGAATTGAACAATACACCTTAG
- a CDS encoding prolyl-tRNA synthetase encodes MEKITYKNMLRLLKSKAVLMLAGGLVLTSCTIQTGGYTETDGVYYDPNRDTLPEGTMMRTGNQVGDYYDYQNNDNQNVYLNAENRNERWRDAQNSDWGTYQGTDTYYTDNWGSPFGYYGGFGIGMSFGWGSPWGWGGYYSPWGFGYNRWYSFYSPYYGYYSPYYGYNPYYSYYGYPYYGHGYNTYSGGFTYKRSGSDGAFRNYDRTANTTTRNANSSQGFRNEQRVTPNNSSFRNQSNSSPRFRNTQPSNTTPRQATPRQSTPNYSEPRFRSNTYDGGSFRSGGSNGGSFNSGSSSSGSTRSSGGFRR; translated from the coding sequence ATGGAAAAAATTACTTATAAAAATATGCTTCGGCTGCTGAAATCAAAAGCAGTATTGATGCTGGCCGGAGGTCTGGTGTTAACTTCCTGTACGATACAGACAGGTGGTTATACGGAGACTGATGGGGTATATTACGACCCCAACAGGGATACTTTACCTGAGGGAACAATGATGCGTACCGGTAATCAAGTAGGTGATTATTATGATTATCAGAACAATGACAATCAAAACGTTTATCTGAATGCTGAAAACCGTAACGAACGTTGGAGAGACGCGCAGAATTCTGACTGGGGAACCTATCAAGGAACCGACACTTATTACACCGACAACTGGGGCTCCCCATTCGGATATTATGGCGGTTTTGGTATCGGAATGAGTTTCGGCTGGGGTTCACCATGGGGTTGGGGCGGATATTACAGCCCATGGGGATTTGGATATAACCGTTGGTACAGTTTCTACAGCCCGTACTATGGATACTATAGCCCTTATTATGGCTATAACCCTTACTACAGCTACTATGGATATCCTTATTACGGACATGGCTATAACACCTATAGCGGAGGTTTCACCTACAAAAGAAGTGGCAGTGACGGCGCTTTCCGTAACTATGACAGAACGGCAAACACCACTACCCGCAACGCCAACTCTTCACAAGGATTCAGAAATGAGCAGCGTGTAACACCGAACAATTCAAGTTTCAGAAATCAGAGTAATTCATCCCCAAGATTCAGAAACACGCAACCAAGCAATACGACTCCAAGGCAAGCGACACCACGACAGTCAACGCCTAATTACAGTGAGCCAAGATTCCGCAGCAATACCTATGATGGCGGTAGCTTCCGTTCCGGTGGCAGCAATGGTGGCAGTTTTAACAGTGGATCCTCCTCATCAGGCTCTACAAGATCCTCCGGAGGTTTCAGAAGATAA
- the proS gene encoding proline--tRNA ligase, which yields MAKLTSRAEDYSKWYNELVVKADLAENSGVRGCMVIKPYGYAIWEKMRDEMDKRFKETGHENAYFPIFIPKSLFEAEEKNAEGFAKECAVVTHYRLKTDPNDSKKLIVDPEAKLEEELIVRPTSEAIIWNTYKNWIQSYRDLPILINQWANVVRWEMRTRLFLRTAEFLWQEGHTAHATREEALEETEKMLEVYADFSEKFMAIPVIRGIKTESERFAGADETYCIEALMQDGKALQAGTSHFLGQNFGKAFDVKFTNREGKIEHAWGTSWGTSTRLMGALIMTHSDDFGLVLPPTLAPIQVVIVPIFKGEEQLRQIDEVAYEIQKKLKAKGISVKYDNRTENKPGWKFAEYELKGVPVRIAMGARDLENNTVEIARRDNLTKETQPLEGLENYIEELLATIQHDIYAKALAYRDSHITKVDSYDEFKKVLEEKGGFISAHWDGTAEEEEQIKNETKATIRCIPLNNPQESGVSMITGKPSTQRVIFAKSY from the coding sequence ATGGCAAAACTAACTTCCCGTGCTGAAGATTACAGTAAATGGTATAACGAATTGGTAGTGAAGGCCGATTTGGCAGAAAATTCCGGTGTCCGGGGTTGCATGGTAATAAAGCCCTATGGTTATGCCATCTGGGAAAAAATGCGTGATGAAATGGATAAGCGTTTTAAAGAAACCGGCCATGAGAACGCCTATTTCCCGATCTTCATTCCCAAAAGCCTATTTGAAGCCGAAGAGAAAAATGCCGAAGGTTTTGCCAAAGAATGTGCGGTAGTAACCCATTACCGCCTCAAAACAGATCCTAATGATTCCAAGAAATTAATCGTAGATCCGGAAGCTAAGCTTGAAGAGGAACTGATCGTTCGCCCAACTTCTGAAGCCATTATCTGGAATACCTATAAGAACTGGATTCAGTCTTACCGCGACCTGCCCATCCTTATTAACCAGTGGGCCAATGTCGTACGCTGGGAAATGCGTACAAGATTATTCCTTCGTACCGCCGAATTCCTTTGGCAAGAAGGCCATACCGCGCATGCCACACGAGAGGAAGCGCTAGAGGAAACAGAAAAAATGCTTGAGGTATATGCTGATTTTTCAGAAAAATTCATGGCCATCCCAGTGATTCGCGGTATAAAAACCGAAAGCGAAAGATTTGCCGGTGCCGATGAAACCTATTGTATTGAAGCCCTGATGCAAGACGGGAAAGCCTTGCAGGCCGGTACATCTCACTTTTTAGGTCAGAATTTCGGGAAAGCCTTTGATGTGAAATTCACCAACCGTGAAGGTAAGATAGAACACGCCTGGGGAACATCTTGGGGAACATCAACAAGACTGATGGGAGCCCTGATTATGACACATTCCGATGATTTCGGACTGGTACTTCCACCTACCTTAGCCCCAATTCAGGTAGTGATTGTCCCGATATTCAAAGGAGAGGAACAACTGAGACAGATTGATGAAGTCGCTTACGAAATCCAAAAGAAACTTAAAGCAAAAGGAATCTCTGTAAAATACGATAACCGCACCGAAAATAAACCGGGATGGAAGTTCGCAGAGTATGAACTGAAAGGCGTACCTGTGCGTATCGCAATGGGCGCCCGCGACCTTGAAAATAACACCGTTGAAATTGCACGCCGCGACAATCTTACCAAAGAAACCCAACCCCTGGAAGGTCTCGAAAACTACATCGAAGAACTGCTGGCGACCATACAACATGATATATATGCCAAAGCCCTGGCGTACCGCGACAGCCATATTACAAAGGTAGATTCCTACGACGAGTTCAAGAAAGTGCTTGAAGAAAAAGGCGGCTTTATTTCAGCCCATTGGGACGGTACCGCCGAAGAAGAGGAACAGATTAAGAATGAAACCAAAGCTACGATCCGCTGTATTCCTTTAAATAACCCACAGGAAAGCGGCGTTTCCATGATTACCGGTAAACCATCCACGCAGCGGGTGATTTTTGCGAAGTCTTATTGA
- a CDS encoding ZIP family metal transporter, whose product MLLIIILLIFSVLSGVFLGKFFGSQQKMAKNLLILSAGFLITVCLNEVFPEVYAQGGANIGMFVIGGVLLQMLLENLTKGFEHGHFHHHHEEKNILPLALMLGMFVHAFLEGIPLANETDVFSPYLMGILFHNLPISFVLGAFLIHKKTAFSTSSWLVISIFAVASPLGLLLGNYFDPNLQVYFLALVGGIFLHISSVIIFESNKNHNIDWQKILMVALGVGLGMFGHLFHSH is encoded by the coding sequence GTGTTGCTTATTATTATTTTATTGATTTTCAGTGTTTTGTCGGGTGTTTTCCTTGGGAAGTTCTTCGGTTCACAACAGAAGATGGCAAAAAATCTGTTGATTCTAAGCGCCGGTTTTTTAATCACAGTATGTCTTAATGAGGTTTTTCCTGAGGTATATGCGCAAGGTGGTGCCAATATCGGGATGTTTGTAATTGGCGGTGTGCTGTTGCAGATGCTTCTTGAAAACTTGACGAAAGGCTTTGAGCATGGGCATTTTCACCATCATCATGAGGAAAAGAACATTCTGCCGTTGGCGCTGATGCTGGGGATGTTTGTACACGCTTTCCTCGAGGGTATTCCGCTGGCTAATGAAACCGATGTGTTCAGCCCTTATCTGATGGGGATTTTGTTCCATAACCTGCCGATTTCTTTTGTGTTGGGCGCTTTCTTGATTCATAAAAAAACTGCGTTCTCAACTTCATCATGGTTGGTGATCAGTATTTTTGCAGTCGCTTCACCTTTAGGGCTTTTGTTGGGGAATTATTTCGATCCCAATCTACAGGTTTATTTTTTGGCTTTGGTGGGTGGTATTTTCCTTCATATCTCGTCGGTCATTATTTTTGAAAGTAATAAAAACCATAATATTGATTGGCAAAAAATACTCATGGTCGCGTTGGGTGTGGGCTTAGGGATGTTCGGACATCTGTTTCACAGTCATTAG
- a CDS encoding OmpP1/FadL family transporter, producing the protein MIKKTIFILSISASYFVYAQDISTLKNTAEVYSNSATNGSSKYNAMAGAMGALGGDYSVLNSNPAGIAVSITNDFAGTLNIESQKNTSSFGGQSLDYKINDTDLGNVGGIAVFPLNSSSKWKFVNIGLSFSNQSIEDYTETPGNSNIGFQFNDENGNLLEDLSFAGHAYNRYGNLSKTSVGVGGNYDNRIYIGAGLNFHNSQLDQYDSAAFTNTSNASSVFDKQYTPFSEAGSGFSASVGVIGKINPNFRLGAALETPTWWTIDRIYSEYDNPTDGTYTEDRKLASPMKATISAAYVANKNFAVNVDYSLGLTKPKYKVYGDAETELNNFFDANSANLSEVKIGAEYRINAFRLRGGYGFATSPYDAVSLNSFAANGTAANSSFDNFIVGKRNTLGAGIGYDFRAFYIDAAYQHISSEFNNPFLQGSDASNTGYFSNAYVVNSDAAGVSEVQKKRNNFSVTLGWKF; encoded by the coding sequence ATGATTAAAAAAACCATATTTATCCTGAGCATTTCCGCAAGTTATTTTGTGTACGCTCAGGATATCTCTACGCTGAAAAATACAGCAGAAGTATACTCAAATTCCGCAACGAACGGTTCTTCTAAATATAATGCGATGGCAGGCGCCATGGGTGCCTTAGGCGGTGATTATTCCGTTCTTAACAGTAACCCAGCAGGTATTGCAGTAAGTATTACCAATGATTTTGCCGGGACGTTGAATATCGAATCTCAAAAGAACACCTCTTCGTTCGGCGGTCAGTCGCTGGATTATAAAATCAATGACACCGATCTCGGAAACGTAGGTGGTATTGCTGTATTCCCTTTGAACTCCTCTTCAAAGTGGAAGTTTGTAAACATCGGGCTTAGCTTCTCTAACCAGTCTATTGAAGATTATACAGAAACGCCGGGCAACAGCAACATTGGTTTTCAGTTCAATGATGAGAATGGCAACCTCCTGGAGGATTTATCCTTTGCCGGACACGCCTACAACCGTTACGGCAACCTGTCCAAAACCAGTGTAGGTGTCGGTGGTAATTACGATAACCGAATCTATATCGGTGCAGGTCTGAACTTCCATAATTCACAGTTAGACCAGTATGATTCCGCTGCGTTTACGAATACTTCAAATGCCTCTTCGGTGTTTGACAAACAGTACACCCCTTTTTCAGAAGCAGGCTCTGGCTTTTCAGCTTCAGTAGGTGTAATTGGGAAAATAAACCCTAACTTCAGACTTGGCGCCGCTCTTGAAACCCCTACATGGTGGACGATTGACCGAATCTACAGCGAGTACGACAACCCAACAGACGGTACTTATACTGAAGACCGTAAATTGGCCTCACCAATGAAAGCCACCATCAGTGCGGCTTATGTTGCGAATAAGAATTTCGCGGTAAACGTAGATTATTCACTTGGGCTTACCAAACCTAAGTACAAAGTATATGGTGACGCAGAGACGGAACTGAATAACTTCTTCGATGCCAATTCCGCAAACCTTTCTGAGGTGAAAATAGGTGCTGAATACCGTATTAACGCATTCAGGCTGCGTGGCGGATATGGTTTCGCAACAAGCCCGTATGATGCCGTTTCACTTAACAGTTTTGCCGCAAACGGAACTGCGGCGAACTCTTCTTTTGATAACTTTATCGTAGGGAAAAGAAATACGCTTGGCGCAGGTATCGGATATGATTTCCGGGCGTTTTATATAGACGCTGCTTATCAGCATATCAGTTCAGAATTCAACAACCCATTCCTGCAAGGCTCCGATGCCAGCAATACCGGTTATTTCTCTAATGCTTATGTAGTAAATTCTGACGCCGCCGGAGTATCGGAAGTGCAAAAGAAACGCAATAACTTCTCAGTGACTTTAGGCTGGAAGTTTTAA
- a CDS encoding TonB-dependent receptor plug domain-containing protein translates to MKVYLLIPLFVCSIYFAQENIEPIQPTVQPDTIQTENKSSAIDEVVISGTMKSVKRLDSPVPVDIYTSAFFRKNPTPNVFDALQNINGVRPQLNCNICNTGDIHINGLEGPYTMVLIDGMPIVSSLGTVYGLSGIPNSLVERIEVVKGPASSLYGSEAVGGLINIITKKPQQAPLFSADLMSTTWAEFNADFGLKFKAGANADVLTGVNYFNFQNIEDHNNDNFTDATLQNRISVFQKWNFKRNENRLLSLAARYLYEDRWGGDVRWNKSYRGGYEIYGESIYTSRAELLGTYQLPVKEQLLLGFSFINHDQDSRYGTTSYIANQKIAFGQLTWDKKVGRHDLLAGAALRYTYYDDNTVATLSEGTNEPEKTWLPGIFVQDEISLAERHKLLLGGRFDYNNTHGSILTPRLAYKWTLGEESVLRVNAGTGFRVVNLFTEDHAALTGARKTVILSDLKPEKSYNINVNYAVKLYSDLGNIINMDATAFYTYFTNRIVPDYETDATKIIYDNLEGHAVSRGISMNTDINLRNGLKFMLGATAMENTITENGLSEQQMLTEKFTATWAVSYRIKPWKLTIDYTGNLYSPMRLPLLSDLDPRKPMSPWWSIQNLQFTYDGLRDFEVYGGVKNLLNWTPTKGNPFLIARTSDPFDQNVVFDQHGNAVPTPENPYGLTFDPSYMYAPNQGIRGFLGIRFKLN, encoded by the coding sequence ATGAAAGTTTATCTACTAATACCCTTATTTGTATGTTCAATTTATTTTGCACAAGAGAATATTGAACCTATCCAGCCAACAGTTCAACCGGATACCATACAGACTGAGAATAAATCCTCAGCAATTGATGAAGTGGTGATTTCAGGAACGATGAAAAGCGTAAAGCGGCTTGACAGTCCGGTCCCGGTAGATATTTATACATCGGCTTTTTTCAGGAAAAACCCTACACCCAATGTGTTTGACGCGTTACAGAACATCAATGGGGTACGTCCGCAACTCAATTGCAACATTTGCAATACGGGTGACATCCACATCAATGGCCTAGAAGGTCCTTACACAATGGTACTGATCGACGGGATGCCTATCGTAAGTTCACTCGGGACGGTTTATGGTCTCTCGGGAATCCCGAATTCTTTAGTGGAAAGAATTGAGGTTGTGAAAGGTCCGGCATCATCGCTATACGGAAGCGAGGCTGTAGGTGGCTTAATTAATATCATTACAAAAAAACCTCAGCAGGCACCATTGTTTTCCGCGGACCTGATGTCAACGACGTGGGCAGAATTCAATGCTGATTTCGGACTAAAGTTTAAAGCCGGCGCAAACGCTGATGTTTTAACAGGTGTTAATTATTTTAATTTTCAAAATATAGAGGATCATAACAATGATAATTTTACCGACGCCACATTGCAAAACCGGATTTCCGTTTTTCAGAAGTGGAATTTTAAGCGTAACGAAAATCGTTTGCTCAGTCTGGCAGCGCGGTACCTTTATGAAGACCGCTGGGGTGGCGATGTACGCTGGAACAAATCGTATCGGGGTGGGTATGAAATCTATGGTGAAAGCATCTATACGAGCCGTGCAGAATTACTCGGGACCTACCAGTTACCTGTCAAGGAACAGCTGTTGCTGGGATTTTCATTTATCAACCATGACCAGGACAGTCGCTACGGAACCACTTCTTACATCGCCAACCAGAAAATAGCATTCGGTCAACTGACGTGGGATAAGAAAGTTGGGCGGCATGATTTGCTGGCGGGCGCGGCATTACGTTACACCTATTACGATGACAATACGGTCGCTACCTTAAGCGAAGGCACCAACGAACCAGAAAAAACTTGGCTCCCCGGGATCTTCGTACAAGATGAGATTTCCCTGGCAGAACGCCACAAACTGCTTCTTGGAGGTCGTTTCGATTATAATAATACCCATGGGTCAATCTTGACACCGCGATTAGCGTATAAATGGACTTTAGGCGAGGAGAGCGTCCTACGTGTAAATGCCGGCACCGGATTTCGTGTGGTGAATCTGTTTACCGAAGATCATGCCGCACTTACGGGCGCAAGAAAAACAGTAATTCTGTCTGACCTTAAACCTGAAAAATCCTATAACATCAATGTAAATTACGCAGTAAAACTTTATAGTGACCTTGGCAACATTATCAACATGGATGCAACGGCGTTTTATACTTATTTCACTAACCGTATCGTACCCGATTATGAAACTGATGCTACCAAAATCATTTATGATAATCTTGAAGGCCATGCCGTTAGCAGAGGGATCAGTATGAACACCGACATCAACCTTCGCAACGGCCTGAAGTTCATGCTGGGCGCAACCGCGATGGAAAATACCATCACCGAAAATGGTTTGTCGGAGCAACAGATGCTTACTGAAAAATTCACAGCTACCTGGGCTGTTTCTTACAGAATAAAGCCGTGGAAACTCACCATCGACTATACCGGAAATCTGTACAGCCCAATGCGCTTGCCCTTGTTGAGCGATTTGGATCCCAGAAAGCCTATGTCGCCATGGTGGAGCATACAGAACCTACAATTCACTTATGATGGATTGCGGGATTTTGAAGTGTATGGAGGCGTTAAAAACCTACTTAACTGGACGCCTACTAAAGGAAATCCGTTTCTGATCGCAAGAACTTCCGATCCCTTCGACCAGAATGTAGTATTCGATCAGCACGGCAACGCGGTGCCGACTCCGGAAAATCCTTATGGGCTTACTTTCGATCCGTCGTACATGTATGCACCGAACCAGGGGATCCGTGGCTTTTTGGGTATAAGATTTAAACTTAATTAA
- a CDS encoding OmpA family protein — protein sequence MSLNVIDLIKGQLGPALVSQSANQLNETEPAVSKAISVLLPAVVSGLADHTDKPGVLNAITNAPTSGLLGNLIGAATGNSMVATILSAIFGDRVPGLVNAVSEYSGVSNTSANSLLYMVTGAAIGSIGKYAADQNMDDSAVSTLLKDQKAMVTSLLPAGFSLASMGVGNIANGNEYPENDKTSSTASATTPTSNDGHAEVTRAGNTHVHVDRNDPHKDTGSVWKWLLPLILLALAAWFLWKQCDKPANDTTTMTDSTAYENDSTAMAASTDTMANTTLDREATVVNLPDGQTLDAYRGGIEDQVVAFLNSDDYKNATEADLKDKWFNFDNLNFEFNSTKLTPESQIQLNNIKSILAAYPDAKIKIGAYTDKKGDDASNKTLSQQRAQAVKAALGSAQVISAEGYGEEFAKVDENASDADREIDRKTAIRFTK from the coding sequence ATGTCTTTAAATGTTATCGATCTTATTAAGGGGCAATTGGGTCCGGCCTTGGTATCGCAAAGTGCCAATCAATTAAATGAAACCGAACCTGCAGTTTCCAAAGCCATCAGCGTGTTATTACCCGCTGTGGTAAGCGGGCTTGCAGACCATACCGACAAGCCCGGCGTGCTGAATGCGATCACTAATGCGCCCACCAGTGGATTGTTAGGCAATCTTATTGGCGCTGCCACAGGAAACTCAATGGTGGCTACAATCTTGTCCGCTATTTTTGGCGACCGAGTGCCTGGCCTCGTAAATGCGGTTTCCGAATATTCGGGTGTGAGTAACACCTCAGCAAATTCTTTGCTATACATGGTGACAGGCGCAGCAATCGGGTCCATCGGTAAATACGCCGCTGACCAGAATATGGATGACTCGGCGGTGAGCACATTGCTTAAAGATCAAAAGGCTATGGTGACCTCACTGCTTCCTGCCGGTTTTTCTCTGGCGTCAATGGGAGTAGGCAACATCGCTAATGGTAACGAATATCCTGAAAACGATAAAACTTCCAGCACTGCATCCGCTACAACGCCTACCTCAAACGATGGACATGCGGAAGTCACACGTGCCGGAAATACGCATGTACATGTTGACCGTAATGATCCTCATAAAGACACAGGATCGGTGTGGAAGTGGTTATTGCCTTTAATCTTGTTGGCTCTGGCGGCTTGGTTCTTATGGAAGCAATGCGATAAACCGGCAAATGATACGACTACGATGACAGATTCTACGGCCTATGAAAACGACAGTACGGCGATGGCTGCTTCTACCGACACAATGGCGAATACCACTTTGGACAGAGAAGCAACCGTAGTCAACTTGCCCGATGGACAGACGCTTGATGCATATCGTGGCGGGATTGAAGATCAGGTAGTTGCCTTCCTGAATTCTGATGACTACAAAAATGCTACTGAAGCTGATTTAAAGGATAAGTGGTTCAATTTCGACAACCTTAATTTTGAATTTAATTCTACAAAACTAACCCCTGAATCCCAGATACAGTTAAACAATATCAAATCTATTTTAGCAGCCTATCCTGATGCTAAAATTAAAATTGGCGCCTACACAGATAAAAAAGGTGATGATGCAAGCAATAAAACCTTATCCCAGCAACGTGCCCAAGCGGTAAAAGCAGCCTTAGGCTCTGCCCAGGTGATCTCGGCTGAAGGTTATGGTGAAGAGTTTGCCAAAGTGGATGAAAACGCTTCTGATGCTGACCGTGAAATCGACCGTAAAACAGCCATCAGATTTACAAAATAA